The following is a genomic window from Papilio machaon chromosome 7, ilPapMach1.1, whole genome shotgun sequence.
TACGTttccaaatattttagaaacaaaCGATATTATAATCGCACAAAGAAATTcctatacaatttataaactgcaaaatgttcaaaattgttttaaaaaaatgtgcgGTATACACATGGCAATATTGACAATAATGTCAATGTTACGTAAAGTATGAAAGTTGACAATTGATATCGACAACTGACAACATAAGTAAATTGAGGTTATGTTGTTCTATGCGGTAATCTTTCattaatatacattaatatgaaattgtgGTACTGCCTTTAACCTATATAATCCGATACATCTTAGCGGACAGTAAAATACCAAAATGGCTTTAATAAAATCGAAGGATATTCCAGAAGATGCAGTTGTTCTAACCGAAATTGAAGCTACTACGTATATTTGGGATATAGTAAGCAATTGGAAAACTTTTTCAGATACGTAAGTATATTAACtaaggttttttttgtataactattgaattattagaaataaaattgtcaaatcATCAATTCTGCAAGAAACTGGAAAAAGAATGTGTTTACAAGTGACTTATTATCCAGGCTAAGAtgtaaaatgatttaacacaaaacatacaattaaaatgtaagcGCTGTCGTTTTGTAGTTGAAACTATTACTAAAgtgatgtaaataaaacatgtattgGTTTACAGATGGGCGCTTAGATACTCACCGGCTATTCTTGGAGCAATAAACGGCGTGTGTGGTCtcttaataaataaccatTTCCGACATAAGCTGAAGCTTGGTACTTATGGATATTTTGCATCAGTGATACCTATAACCGTTATGCCAGGAGTACTCACAGCTTTATTCCACAGGCATGTATGTAATGAGCTCTAATAAAatgagatttttatttcatgattattatattttttatcaagtaCAGCCAAAATGGGTTATGACACCAAAGGTACTGACAAAACTCAGTTATAATAATCAAGTTTTAGTAatcaatattgtattttttataagaagttTTTGGGTATCTGTGGGTTTAGTTGCCTTAATAGATATGTTGTTTTAACCAATGCTgccaaaatgaaaatattttaaccaaCATATTTGTTCACACAGATAATATCAACAGATATGTTACTAATGAAGTTAGATGCATGTCCAATATGTTACGAGGTTCGATCTGGTGTGACACAAGTAGCACTGGGAACCGCATATCCATTGCTGCTTGCACCAACATGCGCTCTTATGGTGagttgtatattaaaaaagtaataacgtCTTACCTTGGTGTGGATTTCTGAAAGTAAATCGACAGTAAGGAGAACACATAATGACTGTGCAGCAGTCAACCCAGCTAAAGTTTGAGATAAtagttatgtaaaattttattccagCTTGCCAGTCGATATGGCACCTACCGAGTGCCAGACCTCATTGAAGGCCCAAAAGccatatttaactttttgaGGATCAAAACTAGACCCTTCAATGCAACTTTAACATACATGATAGCAATACAAATGATAGCCTCATCAATCTTAACTTATTACGAAATGAGGAATACATTTACACTAAAGAGAAAACTAatggaaattgaaaaaaaggtCATGGAAGAAAACGGAATGGTCTAGTATGTTCAGTTATAACTGTTATACATAacgttataaatgtaaatagatatagttttaaaatttatttatttatttataccttaCCTTTAAACAAGACAGTATATGCcattaatacataaaacttacttttttgCTTTTggatattacaaaaataaaacacataagTATTTAGTATAACCTATATTATtagttcttttatttttatttacgaattacaaaaaaaaaatggacaaCTAATACACACAACTATAATCATATGAAGTATATTTAACTAATAAGTTTTGAACACATGCAAAACCGCGCCCTTAAATCTAAAGACACATTTCTTAGTGCAATATTATCGAGATTTCAGAAGCCTGAACAATTTTCCAATACCAACTGTGCTTCACTTCTCATCAAATACAATAAACTTCAAAACGGTAGTTAATAAGTGCAAATTGCGAAGTAACAGCTcggttaaaatttaaatgagagATGACCATGAGAAAGATAGAtagattatatattatgttgcaatatagaatattttcacaaaaaaaaacataactgaattaaaaagcaatatgttttttgcaTCGtcggttttgtttttaaaattgcgTCAcagcgatattttttttattattaaatttatgactAATTAGATTGTGCATCGAGATCAAACTGCATTATTCCATGCAAttagtttttcattaattttattaaattttatgtccagtaaaaagtttaataattcaacTCATGTTCCAGACCCTTTAGTATTAGAGGAGAGagatttgcaaatatttttggtaaaaattaaataaattttgattgtttatgtattttttaaaggacAAAGTTAGCACCTATCAATAAAAGTATGGCTCTact
Proteins encoded in this region:
- the LOC106715959 gene encoding uncharacterized protein LOC106715959, producing MALIKSKDIPEDAVVLTEIEATTYIWDIVSNWKTFSDTWALRYSPAILGAINGVCGLLINNHFRHKLKLGTYGYFASVIPITVMPGVLTALFHRHIISTDMLLMKLDACPICYEVRSGVTQVALGTAYPLLLAPTCALMLASRYGTYRVPDLIEGPKAIFNFLRIKTRPFNATLTYMIAIQMIASSILTYYEMRNTFTLKRKLMEIEKKVMEENGMV